The following proteins are encoded in a genomic region of Arachis stenosperma cultivar V10309 chromosome 4, arast.V10309.gnm1.PFL2, whole genome shotgun sequence:
- the LOC130974045 gene encoding branchpoint-bridging protein isoform X2, whose protein sequence is MSTKLDVASAAESPKMSAAPSSGQKLSLFAAKSGFVIPKNKLSGSLVPVFRGTKKDGVTGAINEETSKQIVRKTKWGPDLAQDAAVKKAKALALQIRVDQITKQLDSERLEVGSPQNSPLRAQYRDQSNYDPAINSKSEMLEFEKREAIGEILKLDPNYKPPPGFKPLLKEASISLPVLEYPGYNFIGLIYGPEGDNQKQLEKETGAKIKVHGTKADTGEKGEIKPGTDITCSYKEMHVNISADSFDKVDAAVSIIELLISSVAGNLVSGSTPSVSGDGTNVLSQTQDGLPSGPVSMGLENQAAAQAIAGTQMHGNHLQYSSPWFSAVPSHNPVIASDNMPPQNPSDLARTPNFQSQTMNPSNMPSAFGFQPVPFAGFHLAIPNQQSSVQGLPPRQILQHSQMTSSLGHVGPPRNPSMISVQNCSAPTNVSMSFPVTLSQSAQVGQLQTSGSSMPQPLSGMSPLTVPNRPFIPPNNTSGQNGVTIKMSSDLNSMGPMAPPPRPLSVHPQPDVAFRPLQSNMSMMPRPAAFLPQQSGTSPGLPSSLGAMVPPVPATAHSSANHLSRPLSFPSPGMAPSGPLPQQSGTPNSASGVSSYHTHVKPPVLMPSTSGNFTFQSQRPNADSQVISGPNSQATIQGGIFGAPDKAFQVFPRTQVPNQMDQTQAHASAVPFGGRSGLVPIPPRQAAFPYAGQPGPRSPVPQMGMRNLISPQMPNFPTAGGVPRSAHIQQNYPAPRTWAGIPMPPNHKFGNPSIASGKRAYPADQIYDPFSPTSIAPPRQKGNPGK, encoded by the exons ATGAGCACAAAGCTTGATGTAGCATCTGCTGCCGAAAGTCCCAAGATGTCGGCAGCACCTTCTAGTGGCCAAAAGCTCTCTTTATTTGCTGCAAAATCTGGTTTTGTCATCCCCAAAAACAAATTATCAGGTTCACTGGTTCCTGTTTTCCGAGGGACTAAAAAGGATGGGGTCACTGGAGCTATCAATGAAGAAACTTCAAAACAAATTGTGAGGAAAACAAAATGGGGACCTGATCTGGCACAGGATGCAGCTGTGAAGAAGGCAAAGGCTTTAGCTTTACAG ATTCGAGTAGATCAAATTACAAAGCAATTGGACTCAGAAAGACTGGAGGTCGGGAGTCCTCAAAACTCACCACTACGGGCACAATATCGAGATCAAAGCAACTATGACCCAGCAATTAATAGCAAG TCAGAAATGCTCGAATTTGAAAAGCGGGAAGCAATAG GTGAAATACTAAAACTAGATCCTAATTACAAGCCTCCTCCTGGTTTTAAGCCGTTGTTGAAAGAGGCCAGCATTTCTTTGCCT GTCCTAGAGTATCCTGGGTACAATTTTATTGGTCTTATATATGGGCCTGAAGGTGATAATCAAAAGCAACTCGAAAAG GAAACTGGTGCCAAGATTAAAGTACATGGAACCAAAGCAGACACTGGAGAGAAA GGTGAAATTAAGCCAGGAACTGATATCACATGCAGTTACAAAGAGATGCATGTCAATATATCAGCTGATAGTTTTGATAAAGTGGATGCAGCAGTGTCCATCATTGAACTACTAATTTCCTCTGTAGCT GGGAATTTAGTTTCTGGTTCCACACCCTCTGTATCTGGGGATGGCACTAATGTTCTGAGTCAAACCCAAGATGGGCTACCTTCAGGTCCAGTCTCTATGGGTCTGGAAAATCAGGCTGCAGCACAAGCAATAGCTGGCACACAAATGCATGGAAATCACCTTCAATACTCCAGTCCATGGTTTTCGGCAGTTCCGTCTCATAACCCTGTAATTGCTTCTGATAATATGCCCCCACAAAATCCATCAGATCTTGCTAGAACTCCCAATTTTCAGTCACAAACAATGAATCCTTCAAACATGCCTTCAGCCTTTGGTTTTCAACCTGTACCTTTCGCTGGATTCCACCTGGctattccaaatcaacaatctTCTGTGCAAGGACTACCTCCTAGGCAGATTTTACAGCATTCACAGATGACAAGTTCCCTGGGTCACGTTGGACCCCCAAGAAATCCATCAATGATATCTGTACAAAATTGTTCCGCTCCTACAAATGTTTCAATGTCATTTCCGGTTACTTTAAGCCAATCGGCACAAGTAGGACAACTCCAGACATCAGGGTCTTCAATGCCTCAGCCTCTATCTGGTATGTCACCTTTAACGGTACCTAACCGCCCATTTATCCCTCCCAACAACACTTCTGGACAGAATGGAGTCACTATTAAAATGTCTTCAGATCTGAACAGTATGGGGCCAATGGCTCCACCCCCAAGGCCTCTATCTGTACATCCACAACCTGATGTTGCGTTTAGGCCACTACAATCAAATATGTCAATGATGCCTCGACCTGCTGCTTTTCTACCACAGCAATCAGGAACTTCCCCTGGACTGCCATCATCTTTGGGAGCAATGGTTCCCCCAGTACCCGCAACTGCTCATTCATCTGCAAACCATTTATCTCGACCTCTTTCATTTCCTTCACCAGGAATGGCTCCTTCAGGTCCATTACCGCAGCAATCAGGAACGCCTAATTCTGCATCTGGAGTTTCCTCTTATCACACCCATGTAAAGCCACCAGTCTTGATGCCCTCAACTTCAGGAAATTTCACTTTTCAATCACAGCGGCCCAATGCAGATAGTCAAGTGATTTCCGGACCGAACAGTCAAGCTACTATACAGGGTGGTATATTTGGTGCCCCTGATAAAGCTTTTCAAGTCTTTCCAAGGACGCAAGTTCCCAACCAGATGGATCAAACTCAAGCTCATGCATCCGCTGTCCCCTTTGGCGGAAGATCTGGTCTGGTCCCTATTCCACCTAGACAAGCTGCATTCCCATATGCTGGTCAACCTGGTCCTAGATCTCCAGTCCCACAAATGGGTATGAGGAACTTAATTTCTCCTCAAATGCCCAATTTTCCCACTGCTGGTGGTGTACCAAGAAGCGCGCACATCCAGCAAAATTATCCTGCTCCGAGAACATGGGCAGGTATACCCATGCCCCCAAATCATAAATTTGGTAATCCCTCCATTGCTTCTGGTAAGCGGGCATATCCTGCAGACCAGATTTATGATCCTTTTTCACCTACTTCAATTGCACCTCCACGGCAGAAAGGTAATCCAGGAAAATAA
- the LOC130974418 gene encoding uncharacterized protein LOC130974418 has product MPNRQAIAELVPRVKDLITEDRNWKQNLIQELFPQDIANRILSVKIQQSRDKLQWDLNKSKQYDTASGYRIGYLFYHSPLELCPNYMQQKKPWIDLWKLYLPHKIKLFICKALHGRLPVLAQIHHRIPSISPICPCCHEATETVTHCLIDCSRIKDVWSQSYLRDCLPPQSPNDFWTWWIASTEMLNLLKNDDRNPQLLAIICWNCWKARNQLIFEGSTSMPSAILASSVKLLREIQRTPSLGRHLHEASS; this is encoded by the coding sequence ATGCCAAATAGACAAGCTATTGCTGAGTTGGTTCCAAGAGTTAAAGATCTAATTACTGAAGATAGGAATTGGAAACAGAATCTTATTCAAGAATTATTTCCCCAAGACATTGCAAACAGGATTTTGTCAGTTAAAATTCAGCAGAGTAGAGACAAATTGCAATGGGATTTAAACAAATCCAAACAATATGATACAGCTTCAGGTTACAGAATTGGCTATTTATTCTACCATTCGCCTCTGGAGCTTTGCCCTAATTATATGCAACAGAAAAAGCCGTGGATTGATCTATGGAAGTTGTACTTGCCTCACAAAATTAAGCTATTTATCTGTAAAGCTCTCCATGGCCGGCTCCCGGTGCTTGCTCAGATTCATCACCGCATCCCATCTATATCACCAATATGCCCCTGCTGTCATGAAGCCACCGAAACAGTCACTCATTGTTTGATCGATTGCTCTAGAATTAAAGATGTATGGTCTCAGAGTTATCTTCGTGACTGTCTTCCCCCTCAGAGTCCTAACGACTTTTGGACATGGTGGATTGCATCAACAGAGATGCTTAACCTGTTGAAAAATGATGACCGTAATCCTCAATTGCTTGCCATCATTTGCTGGAACTGCTGGAAAGCTCGCAACCAGTTGATTTTTGAAGGTTCTACTTCAATGCCGTCTGCCATTCTAGCAAGCTCTGTCAAGTTGCTCCGTGAAATCCAAAGAACTCCCAGTTTAGGTCGTCATCTCCATGAGGCAAGCTCttag
- the LOC130974045 gene encoding branchpoint-bridging protein isoform X1: MSTKLDVASAAESPKMSAAPSSGQKLSLFAAKSGFVIPKNKLSGSLVPVFRGTKKDGVTGAINEETSKQIVRKTKWGPDLAQDAAVKKAKALALQIRVDQITKQLDSERLEVGSPQNSPLRAQYRDQSNYDPAINSKKSEMLEFEKREAIGEILKLDPNYKPPPGFKPLLKEASISLPVLEYPGYNFIGLIYGPEGDNQKQLEKETGAKIKVHGTKADTGEKGEIKPGTDITCSYKEMHVNISADSFDKVDAAVSIIELLISSVAGNLVSGSTPSVSGDGTNVLSQTQDGLPSGPVSMGLENQAAAQAIAGTQMHGNHLQYSSPWFSAVPSHNPVIASDNMPPQNPSDLARTPNFQSQTMNPSNMPSAFGFQPVPFAGFHLAIPNQQSSVQGLPPRQILQHSQMTSSLGHVGPPRNPSMISVQNCSAPTNVSMSFPVTLSQSAQVGQLQTSGSSMPQPLSGMSPLTVPNRPFIPPNNTSGQNGVTIKMSSDLNSMGPMAPPPRPLSVHPQPDVAFRPLQSNMSMMPRPAAFLPQQSGTSPGLPSSLGAMVPPVPATAHSSANHLSRPLSFPSPGMAPSGPLPQQSGTPNSASGVSSYHTHVKPPVLMPSTSGNFTFQSQRPNADSQVISGPNSQATIQGGIFGAPDKAFQVFPRTQVPNQMDQTQAHASAVPFGGRSGLVPIPPRQAAFPYAGQPGPRSPVPQMGMRNLISPQMPNFPTAGGVPRSAHIQQNYPAPRTWAGIPMPPNHKFGNPSIASGKRAYPADQIYDPFSPTSIAPPRQKGNPGK, encoded by the exons ATGAGCACAAAGCTTGATGTAGCATCTGCTGCCGAAAGTCCCAAGATGTCGGCAGCACCTTCTAGTGGCCAAAAGCTCTCTTTATTTGCTGCAAAATCTGGTTTTGTCATCCCCAAAAACAAATTATCAGGTTCACTGGTTCCTGTTTTCCGAGGGACTAAAAAGGATGGGGTCACTGGAGCTATCAATGAAGAAACTTCAAAACAAATTGTGAGGAAAACAAAATGGGGACCTGATCTGGCACAGGATGCAGCTGTGAAGAAGGCAAAGGCTTTAGCTTTACAG ATTCGAGTAGATCAAATTACAAAGCAATTGGACTCAGAAAGACTGGAGGTCGGGAGTCCTCAAAACTCACCACTACGGGCACAATATCGAGATCAAAGCAACTATGACCCAGCAATTAATAGCAAG AAGTCAGAAATGCTCGAATTTGAAAAGCGGGAAGCAATAG GTGAAATACTAAAACTAGATCCTAATTACAAGCCTCCTCCTGGTTTTAAGCCGTTGTTGAAAGAGGCCAGCATTTCTTTGCCT GTCCTAGAGTATCCTGGGTACAATTTTATTGGTCTTATATATGGGCCTGAAGGTGATAATCAAAAGCAACTCGAAAAG GAAACTGGTGCCAAGATTAAAGTACATGGAACCAAAGCAGACACTGGAGAGAAA GGTGAAATTAAGCCAGGAACTGATATCACATGCAGTTACAAAGAGATGCATGTCAATATATCAGCTGATAGTTTTGATAAAGTGGATGCAGCAGTGTCCATCATTGAACTACTAATTTCCTCTGTAGCT GGGAATTTAGTTTCTGGTTCCACACCCTCTGTATCTGGGGATGGCACTAATGTTCTGAGTCAAACCCAAGATGGGCTACCTTCAGGTCCAGTCTCTATGGGTCTGGAAAATCAGGCTGCAGCACAAGCAATAGCTGGCACACAAATGCATGGAAATCACCTTCAATACTCCAGTCCATGGTTTTCGGCAGTTCCGTCTCATAACCCTGTAATTGCTTCTGATAATATGCCCCCACAAAATCCATCAGATCTTGCTAGAACTCCCAATTTTCAGTCACAAACAATGAATCCTTCAAACATGCCTTCAGCCTTTGGTTTTCAACCTGTACCTTTCGCTGGATTCCACCTGGctattccaaatcaacaatctTCTGTGCAAGGACTACCTCCTAGGCAGATTTTACAGCATTCACAGATGACAAGTTCCCTGGGTCACGTTGGACCCCCAAGAAATCCATCAATGATATCTGTACAAAATTGTTCCGCTCCTACAAATGTTTCAATGTCATTTCCGGTTACTTTAAGCCAATCGGCACAAGTAGGACAACTCCAGACATCAGGGTCTTCAATGCCTCAGCCTCTATCTGGTATGTCACCTTTAACGGTACCTAACCGCCCATTTATCCCTCCCAACAACACTTCTGGACAGAATGGAGTCACTATTAAAATGTCTTCAGATCTGAACAGTATGGGGCCAATGGCTCCACCCCCAAGGCCTCTATCTGTACATCCACAACCTGATGTTGCGTTTAGGCCACTACAATCAAATATGTCAATGATGCCTCGACCTGCTGCTTTTCTACCACAGCAATCAGGAACTTCCCCTGGACTGCCATCATCTTTGGGAGCAATGGTTCCCCCAGTACCCGCAACTGCTCATTCATCTGCAAACCATTTATCTCGACCTCTTTCATTTCCTTCACCAGGAATGGCTCCTTCAGGTCCATTACCGCAGCAATCAGGAACGCCTAATTCTGCATCTGGAGTTTCCTCTTATCACACCCATGTAAAGCCACCAGTCTTGATGCCCTCAACTTCAGGAAATTTCACTTTTCAATCACAGCGGCCCAATGCAGATAGTCAAGTGATTTCCGGACCGAACAGTCAAGCTACTATACAGGGTGGTATATTTGGTGCCCCTGATAAAGCTTTTCAAGTCTTTCCAAGGACGCAAGTTCCCAACCAGATGGATCAAACTCAAGCTCATGCATCCGCTGTCCCCTTTGGCGGAAGATCTGGTCTGGTCCCTATTCCACCTAGACAAGCTGCATTCCCATATGCTGGTCAACCTGGTCCTAGATCTCCAGTCCCACAAATGGGTATGAGGAACTTAATTTCTCCTCAAATGCCCAATTTTCCCACTGCTGGTGGTGTACCAAGAAGCGCGCACATCCAGCAAAATTATCCTGCTCCGAGAACATGGGCAGGTATACCCATGCCCCCAAATCATAAATTTGGTAATCCCTCCATTGCTTCTGGTAAGCGGGCATATCCTGCAGACCAGATTTATGATCCTTTTTCACCTACTTCAATTGCACCTCCACGGCAGAAAGGTAATCCAGGAAAATAA
- the LOC130976617 gene encoding non-specific lipid transfer protein GPI-anchored 14-like codes for MTFPVAVMSDLRLCCSILMLLVGFARCDLAKDRDECAEKLIGLAPCIPYVSGQAKSPTIDCCSGLKVVLDQSKKCICILIKDRNDPNLGITINATLALQLPISCHAPSNISQCVDLLHLPPNSPDAKVFEGFGKSTKTNTSTPVPSGGAKNGTSSSAQEKSDGGKGNRWHVTGVICVILPTVFISNFFLI; via the exons ATGACCTTCCCTGTTGCAGTGATGAGTGATCTAAGATTGTGTTGTAGCATATTAATGCTGTTGGTTGGTTTTGCAAGGTGTGATTTGGCGAAAGACAGAGACGAATGTGCAGAGAAACTGATTGGGCTAGCTCCCTGTATCCCTTATGTTAGTGGACAAGCCAAGAGCCCCACCATAGACTGCTGCAGTGGCCTCAAAGTGGTTCTTGATCAGAGCAAGAAATGCATCTGCATCCTCATCAAAGATCGCAACGATCCTAACCTTGGCATTACCATCAATGCCACCCTCGCTCTTCAACTTCCTATTTCTTGTCATGCACCATCTAATATTTCCCAGTGCGTCG ATCTTTTGCATTTGCCACCTAACTCTCCTGATGCTAAGGTGTTTGAGGGGTTTGGAAAATCCACCAAAACCAACACTTCCACCCCGGTTCCTAGTg GTGGAGCTAAGAATGGAACAAGCTCAAGTGCTCAAGAAAAGAGCGATGGTGGCAAGGGAAATAGGTGGCATGTGACTGGGGTCATTTGTGTAATTTTACCAACTGTATTCATTTCTAACTTCTTTCTCATTTGA